One Chaetodon auriga isolate fChaAug3 chromosome 14, fChaAug3.hap1, whole genome shotgun sequence genomic window carries:
- the znf292a gene encoding zinc finger protein 292a, translated as MAEGETEKEYDTRKAIEELRERFQGLTTALKESSQSSLEASLHFCQEFCQVLVEHAGRWKTDEDPLPLLEVYTVAILSFAKAVSCLSSECENVPLLLEKLALSCAELLLLLPQHVPGALWEEFQSSMKLAHSLLQESGSTQLCLLSVLAQQDGVWSNTTLSSILSNQIPQTEQVHAYLELEGATLLNMRIKHLIKMDSVDKAAVLAKICSEYPGYEGKGNFKQTYLLCICMTKSQEQLMEEIASIDCKDALEMICNLESDGDEKGALCLCSAFLKRQLLQGDVYCAWELTLFWSKLLMRLESSADAFLGHSKEMALLCRSVCHILFLIKVIQNEVGEVGLPVCVEMCIQALKMTSSDHKDSKSTICKTISCLLPTDLEVKRACQLTEFLLQPTIDSYYAVESLYNEPDQKPEEDGSLPVPNSLRCELLLALKTQWPFDPEFWDWKTLKRNCLALMGEEAAIVSSIDTLNDTDEQEVESALGKLPEYRDLEDFLLTTTNELNEITDEREKNREAKKLREQGFVSARFRNWRAYMQYCVLCDKEFLGHRIVRHAQKHFKDGVYLCPICADSFESREVLEPHVASHVKQSCKERLAAMKAARKVTKPPQSPKSPSKNSKVAAKMSISPVKVESQIGDQLASPVKIEQTTSDTHISQDCFCPVKNCSKAFKFFRNLMAHVRSHKDDEEAMRFLEIQKQKVVCQYCRRQFVNVRHLNDHLQMHCGSKPYICIQLDCKANFNSNSELLMHRKTHPEFKAQCMFPNCGKVFSEAYLLYDHEAQHYLTYTCQTDNCGKIFYSQSQFLSHQENHNTNDAANSLPITNQNPPVSPKVQPPVESTASLGRINTDAYMMEASKPNTSPWSLPDVAKEVGPVRVKHSIESMLNPAADHEIEEPEKCYTPLTNPTPAPADAKPAPEAPHVTPNVAQQDEIPAVYPVPSATNPVARQREEGINNVQGNEIQKAIPQIISPSQIKTEIPSSMQGYPSSTPAVTSGNEENLHCCPYNDCTRAYSTNKSLSRHVKKQHPEIFEDWKLAKKYNKVAKITAKKAPSGPASPYQPQNQGNRPSNQPGILCNKLGMQQMDYPTGCSTSPAQCYPGSMDPVPITPMVNPTLYPSWGSQNNLSGMMQSDMSQSWSSPPMNNCYPDAFNMNEYPSRSYPQWQADPYQTTASLPADRDHSMAAMHGPTTSQAPSDSSLMSQYVSSSLMLDNGGQIHNGGHQYGLINPEGSGDNIDVRKSGASMTNQLDNGNSISTIDSLPEGSYHTPYAQSENPCHTQGSSVDIPIKCLSPEAQIALKATNEIIKTENMPNPGYEPVDNSTDGMASPHSVTQTDFLYEEDSANADCETNPSDEKPSDPDVQKAKRSRLSKRTKWPAIIKDGKVICRRCFREFTSTKSLGGHLSKRSQCRPVDEIDLTADLPTSFLDFLNDPHVPDTNGAIYNMSNGDFSQESCSLTTLTSPMVLKQEPQNTNIMDYSNSLSVSPENQQEKAVELDNPAHTVPYQEDHLMEISHAFQRLDLIEAAQEKMRSALSLEQNVSRCDTAPDSEKSKILSKSDDRPSEKVPKPFKCDQDDCEYSFMTKEALFRHLSKMHDYSFEMIEELKRTPSKLSPYPCQICPKTFTRTTGLRIHYEKVHRLSKAEMQKLRISARNRRAFRLNKDDATISRATTDANSSRTMQSAVALPAIKQEPLDIAIASQTDNENNPEVPQMTSPGGAVTEGFTPDVSTVTQLPSPHSYLTDRSFGEVAPSAHEEAPEQPNMAAVNKSPDMKLKSKNKKTEIQEKLSPVGKAKDLQGRSDASLSKVKEPKSSPPTASVSSSPEKPSSSKNTPTKDEPQRKDKLQKRLSLKMCDTDNAYSPYRPYRCVHEGCTAAFTIQHNLILHYRAMHQASLPPSKPEAETEKTSVKNGQETNQSIGKDNEVRCQVKNCSRVFMGITRLVQHYLLLHKFTRDKATAMMASMTIGTFNCDRPECALPFNSVEKYIEHIKNFHKEIAISESGSVDPTFKCQYEACDRVYTTKSNLLRHLIKKHDYVYDPKTSDGRRTKSVGLFPGVNNGKENVENKFKVKKKNTKKKDGKSIEHWTSFGKPTLKSHEEASAMCTKKSALQYPCMIIGCDAVERAERSIFKHYTTHGLTERYIEDQRSQFIFCKKYSRARFKDSNKSEGASSSSSEETEPEDGEKPSDQKTDELVDRIGQEDSKLSNDDSAESQASTGTEGGTKRGRPRKPAQPTPACPERMQTLRNRSTFNSSRENSNPGTPTAQEQRDDGVTPGSFKPLGLEDSFLKFLETSESTNSSKRKLNDKSSAELPSKRQQTQKQKSAMKSKITGCENLVDFRNPLNLKSVSNVKIVMDKTFSDGADLLLKQLQDMRPIVIIKKWLYSGS; from the exons ATGGcggagggggagacagagaaggaatATGACACACGGAAAGCTATCGAGGAGCTCCGAGAGCGGTTCCAGGGTTTGACCACAGCTTTGAAAGAGAGCTCGCAGTCTTCGTTGGAAGCCTCCCTGCATTTCTGCCAGGAGTTTTGCCAG GTCCTTGTGGAGCATGCCGGCCGTTGGAAAACTGACGAGGATCCGCTGCCTTTGCTGGAGGTCTACACTGTGGCCATCCTCAGCTTTGCTAAGGCcgtctcctgtctctcctccgAATGTGAAAACGTGCCACTCCTACTTGAAAAGTTAGCACT GAGCTGTGCGGAGCTGCTGCTCTTACTGCCCCAGCATGTCCCTGGTGCCTTATGGGAGGAGTTTCAGTCCTCCATGAAG TTGGCACACAGCCTTTTGCAAGAAAGTGGGAGCACACAGCTTTGCCTGCTCTCAGTTCTGGCACAGCAGGATGGCGTCTGGTCCAACACCACACTAAGCAGCATCCTGTCCAATCAAATCCCTCAGACTGAACAAG TCCATGCGTATCTTGAGTTGGAAGGTGCCACACTTCTGAACATGAGAATAAAGCACCTAATCAAAATGGACAGTGTTGATAAAGCTGCTGTCCTTGCAAAGATATGCTCAGAGTATCCGGGATatgaaggaaaaggaaacttCAAACAAACCTACTTGCTTTGCATCTGCATGACAAAAAGTCAGGAGCAGCTAATGGAAGAG ATTGCATCAATAGACTGTAAAGATGCTCTTGAAATGATCTGCAACTTGGAGTCAGATGGAGATGAGAAAGGAGCTCTCTGCTTATGTTCTGCCTTTCTCAAGCGACAGCTTCTCCAAGGAGATGTTTATTGTGCCTG GGAACTCACACTGTTCTGGAGTAAGCTACTCATGCGCTTAGAGTCGTCAGCTGATGCATTTCTTGGACACAGCAAAGAGATGGCTCTTCTCTGCAGAAGCGTCTGTCATATTCTGTTTCTAATCAAAGTAATTCAAAACGAg GTTGGAGAGGTGGGGCTTCCAGTGTGCGTGGAAATGTGCATTCAAGCTCTGAAAATGACCTCTAGTGACCATAAGGATAGCAAGTCTACCATCTGCAAGACTATTTCCTGCCTCTTACCAACTGATCTAGAGGTTAAGCGTGCATGCCAGCTGACCGAGTTCCTCCTACAGCCTACCATTGACTCGTATTATGCTGTGGAATCACTGTACAACGAACCTGACCAAAAGCCTGAGGAGGATGGGAGTCTACCAGTGCCCAATTCTTTACGCTGCGAGTTACTGCTGGCCTTGAAGACACAGTGGCCTTTTGATCCCGAGTTCTGGgactggaaaacactgaaacgcAACTGCTTGGCACTGATGGGCGAGGAGGCAGCTATTGTGTCATCTATTGACACACTCAATGACACAGACGAACAAGAGGTGGAAAGTGCACTTGGCAAACTCCCTGAATACAGAGACCTGGAGGATTTTCTGTTAACCACTACAAATGAACTCAATGAAATCAcggatgaaagagaaaaaaacagagaggctAAAAAACTTCGGGAGCAGGGTTTTGTGTCTGCTCGGTTCAGAAATTGGCGAGCCTACATGCAgtattgtgttttgtgtgacaAGGAGTTCCTGGGTCACAGAATTGTCCGCCACGCGCAGAAGCATTTCAAAGATGGAGTGTATCTTTGTCCAATTTGTGCTGACAGTTTTGAAAGTAGGGAGGTTTTAGAGCCACATGTAGCATCACACGTAAAGCAATCTTGCAAAGAGAGACTAGCTGCAATGAAAGCTGCTAGAAAGGTAACCAAACCACCTCAGTCCCCTAAAAGTCCATCAAAAAATTCAAAAGTTGCTGCCAAGATGAGCATTAGTCCTGTTAAGGTGGAATCTCAAATTGGCGACCAATTGGCGTCTCCTGTTAAGATAGAGCAAActacatctgacacacacattagtCAAGACTGTTTCTGTCCTGTCAAAAACTGTTCCAAGGCTTTCAAGTTTTTCCGTAACCTCATGGCTCATGTCAGATCTCACAAGGACGACGAAGAGGCCATGAGGTTTTTGGagatacaaaaacagaaagtggTGTGTCAGTATTGCAGGCGGCAGTTTGTTAATGTCAGACATCTTAATGATCATTTGCAGATGCACTGTGGCAGCAAACCATACATCTGCATACAGTTGGATTGCAAGGCCAACTTTAACTCAAATTCTGAGCTCCTCATGCATCGAAAAACACACCCTGAATTTAAGGCCCAATGCATGTTCCCTAACTGTGGCAAAGTTTTCAGTGAGGCCTACCTGTTGTATGATCACGAGGCTCAGCATTACCTCACTTACACCTGCCAAACGGATAACTGTGGCAAAATATTCTACTCACAGTCTCAATTCCTGTCTCACCAAGAGAATCATAATACAAATGATGCAGCAAACAGTTTGCCTATCACAAATCAAAACCCTCCTGTTTCTCCAAAAGTGCAACCACCAGTCGAGAGCACCGCAAGCCTTGGAAGGATTAATACAGATGCATATATGATGGAGGCATCCAAGCCAAACACGTCACCATGGTCATTACCAGACGTTGCTAAAGAAGTTGGTCCTGTGAGGGTCAAACACTCGATTGAAAGCATGCTGAATCCTGCGGCAGATCATGAAATAGAAGAACCAGAGAAATGCTACACTCCTCTGACAAACCCCACTCCAGCACCAGCTGATGCGAAACCAGCACCTGAGGCCCCTCATGTGACCCCAAATGTGGCTCAGCAAGATGAGATCCCTGCAGTATATCCTGTACCCAGTGCCACAAATCCTGTGGCAAGACAACGGGAAGAGGGGATTAATAATGTCCAAGGAAATGAAATTCAAAAAGCGATCCCACAAATAATTTCCCCAAGTCAAATCAAGACAGAAATTCCATCTTCGATGCAAGGATATCCTTCCAGCACACCTGCAGTAACCTCTGGCAATGAGGAGAACCTCCATTGCTGCCCATATAATGACTGTACAAGGGcatacagtacaaacaaaaGTCTGTCTAGGCATGTGAAGAAGCAACACCCTGAAATATTTGAAGACTGGAAATTGGCAAAGAAATATAATAAAGTGGCCAAAATTACAGCAAAAAAGGCACCAAGTGGGCCAGCTTCACCATATCAGCCTCAGAACCAGGGGAACAGACCGTCAAATCAGCCAGGAATACTATGCAACAAACTTGGGATGCAGCAAATGGATTACCCAACAGGATGTTCAACCTCACCTGCGCAGTGTTATCCTGGATCAATGGACCCCGTGCCCATCACTCCAATGGTAAACCCCACACTGTACCCATCATGGGGAAGCCAAAATAATCTCAGCGGAATGATGCAGTCAGACATGTCCCAGTCATGGTCTTCACCTCCAATGAATAACTGCTATCCAGATGCCTTCAACATGAATGAGTACCCTTCTCGGAGCTATCCTCAGTGGCAGGCAGACCCTTATCAAACAACAGCATCTCTCCCAGCTGATAGAGATCATTCAATGGCAGCTATGCATGGTCCAACTACGTCACAAGCTCCTTCAGATTCAAGTTTGATGTCCCAGTATGTGTCCAGTTCTCTCATGCTTGACAATGGAGGGCAAATACATAATGGAGGGCATCAGTATGGGCTAATTAATCCAGAGGGCAGTGGAGACAACATAGATGTGAGAAAAAGTGGTGCAAGTATGACAAACCAGTTGGATAATGGAAACAGTATCTCAACAATTGATAGCCTCCCTGAAGGAAGTTACCACACTCCATATGCTCAGAGTGAAAACCCCTGCCATACTCAAGGCTCATCAGTTGATATCCCCATAAAATGTCTGAGCCCAGAGGCCCAAATTGCATTAAAAGCTacaaatgaaatcattaaaaCGGAGAATATGCCCAATCCTGGTTATGAACCCGTTGACAACTCCACGGATGGCATGGCCAGCCCACACAGTGTCACTCAAACAGATTTCCTTTATGAAGAGGACAGTGCTAATGCCGACTGTGAGACTAACCCTTCAGATGAAAAGCCCAGTGACCCTGATGTGCAGAAAGCAAAACGCAGCAGGTTGAGCAAGCGAACCAAATGGCCAGCCATCATAAAGGATGGCAAGGTCATCTGCAGGAGATGCTTCAGAGAGTTCACAAGCACCAAGTCTCTCGGGGGTCATTTGTCTAAACGCTCACAGTGCAGGCCTGTGGATGAAATTGACCTAACAGCTGATCTGCCAACATCTTTCCTTGATTTTCTCAATGACCCCCATGTACCTGACACCAACGGAGCAATATACAACATGTCAAATGGTGATTTCTCACAGGAATCTTGTAGCTTGACCACTTTGACTTCACCCATGGTGTTGAAACAAGAGCCCCAGAATACAAATATAATGGACTATTCAAACTCCTTGTCTGTTTCCCCTGAAAACCAGCAAGAGAAGGCAGTTGAGTTGGATAATCCAGCCCACACTGTACCTTATCAAGAGGATCACTTGATGGAAATTTCTCATGCCTTTCAAAGGCTGGATTTGATTGAGGCTGCACAAGAGAAGATGCGGAGTGCTCTGTCATTGGAGCAAAATGTCAGTCGTTGTGATACAGCACCTGACAGCGAAAAAAGTAAAATCCTGAGTAAAAGTGATGACAGGCCCTCTGAAAAGGTACCTAAACCTTTTAAATGTGACCAGGATGACTGTGAGTACTCATTCATGACAAAGGAGGCATTATTCAGACACTTGAGTAAGATGCACGATTACTCTTTTGAGATGATAGAAGAACTAAAACGCACCCCATCCAAACTGTCTCCTTATCCTTGTCAGATTTGCCCCAAAACATTCACAAGAACCACAGGTTTGAGAATTCACTATGAAAAAGTCCATCGATTATCAAAGGCAGAAATGCAAAAGCTGAGGATCAGTGCTCGAAACAGACGGGCATTTAGGCTTAACAAAGATGACGCGACTATTAGCCGTGCAACCACAGATGCCAACAGCAGTCGCACGATGCAGTCTGCAGTCGCATTACCTGCTATAAAACAAGAACCGCTTGACATTGCAATTGCTTCTCAAACAGATAATGAGAACAACCCAGAAGTTCCTCAGATGACCTCACCAGGAGGTGCAGTTACAGAGGGCTTCACTCCTGACGTATCAACTGTTACACAACTACCATCACCTCACAGCTATTTGACTGACAGGTCGTTTGGTGAGGTGGCACCATCGGCTCACGAAGAAGCCCCAGAGCAGCCTAACATGGCTGCTGTAAACAAGAGTCCGGATATGAAACTgaaatccaaaaataaaaaaacagaaatacaagagAAACTAAGTCCAGTTGGCAAAGCAAAGGACCTGCAAGGACGATCAGATGCATCATTAAGCAAAGTAAAAGAGCCAAAGTCCAGCCCTCCTACTGCATCTGTCTCATCCTCCCCAGAGAAACCTAGCAGCTCTAAAAACACACCGACAAAGGATGAACCCCAGAGGAAAGACAAACTTCAGAAAAGGTTGAGCCTCAAAATGTGTGACACAGACAACGCCTACAGTCCATATAGACCATATCGCTGTGTTCATGAAGGATGCACTGCTGCGTTCACCATCCAGCACAATTTGATTCTCCATTACAGGGCCATGCACCAGGCATCCCTGCCCCCCAGCAAACCTGAAGCTGAGACTGAAAAGACTAGTGTGAAAAATGGACAGGAGACCAATCAGAGCATAGGAAAAGATAATGAAGTCAGGTGTCAAGTGAAAAACTGTTCAAGGGTGTTCATGGGAATCACAAGGTTAGTGCAGCATTACCTCTTACTCCACAAGTTTACCCGTGACAAAGCCACCGCCATGATGGCCAGCATGACCATAGGGACTTTCAACTGTGACCGGCCAGAGTGCGCTCTCCCCTTCAACTCCGTGGAAAAGTACATCGAGCACATTAAGAATTTCCACAAGGAAATCGCCATCTCTGAGAGCGGCTCAGTGGATCCAACTTTCAAGTGCCAGTATGAGGCATGCGATCGAGTATACACTACGAAATCGAACCTCCTCCGTCACCTGATAAAAAAGCATGATTATGTTTATGATCCTAAAACAAGTGACGGAAGAAGAACTAAATCAGTAGGGCTCTTCCCAGGTGTTAACAACGGGAAAGAGAAtgtggaaaacaaattcaaagtgaagaagaaaaacactaaaaagaaagatggaaagtCCATTGAACACTGGACTAGTTTTGGAAAGCCTACACTAAAATCCCACGAGGAGGCATCAGCCATGTGCACCAAGAAGTCCGCCCTTCAGTATCCATGCATGATAATAGGCTGTGACGCAGTGGAGAGGGCTGAGAGAAGTATATTCAAGCATTACACCACTCATGGCCTGACAGAAAGATACATTGAAGACCAGAGGAGCcagttcattttctgcaaaaagTACTCACGCGCCAGATTCAAAGATTCAAACAAATCCGAGGGCGCATCAAGCTCTTCTTCTGAGGAGACAGAGCCAGAAGACGGCGAAAAGCCCAGTGACCAGAAAACAGATGAGCTGGTGGATAGAATAGGCCAAGAAGACAGCAAGCTGTCCAACGACGATAGTGCAGAATCTCAAGCTTCCACTGGGACCGAAGGAGGAACTAAAAGAGGCCGTCCCAGAAAACCTGCACAACCCACACCAGCTTGTCCAGAGAGGATGCAGACCCTTAGGAATCGTTCGACTTTTAACAGTTCAAGAGAGAACTCAAATCCAGGTACCCCCACAGCCCAAGAACAACGTGACGACGGGGTTACTCCAGGGTCTTTCAAGCCTTTGGGACTTGAGGACTCTTTTCTTAAGTTCTTGGAAACCTCAGAGTCAACAAACTCTTCCAAACgtaaattaaatgacaaatctAGTGCTGAACTGCCGTCCAAAAGACAACAGACTCAAAAACAGAAGTCTGcaatgaaaagtaaaataactGGCTGTGAAAATCTCGTAGACTTCAGAAATCCCCTTAATCTCAAATCAGTGAGCAATGTCAAGATTGTAATggataaaacattttcagacgGTGCTGATCTTTTGCTAAAGCAGCTACAAGACATGAGGCCCATAGTCATAATAAAAAAGTGGCTTTATAGCGGATCATAG